One part of the Marmota flaviventris isolate mMarFla1 chromosome 4, mMarFla1.hap1, whole genome shotgun sequence genome encodes these proteins:
- the Prlhr gene encoding prolactin-releasing peptide receptor: MTSLPARNPRVPDLFSGLPAAATTPANQSTEASPGNGSAAGPGAQAITPFQSLQLVHQLKGLIVLLYSVVVVVGLVGNCLLVLVIARVRRLHNVTNFLIGNLALSDVLMCAACVPLTLAYAFEPRGWVFGGGLCHLVFFLQPVTVYVSVFTLTTIAVDRYVVLVHPLRRRISLRLSAYAVLAIWALSAVLALPAAVHTYHVELKPHDVRLCEEFWGSQERQRQLYAWGLLLVTYLLPLLVILLSYVRVSVKLRNRVVPGCVTQSQADWDRARRRRTFCLLVMVVVVFAVCWLPLHVFNLMRDLDPQAIDPYAFGLVQLLCHWLAMSSACYNPFIYAWLHDSFREELRKLLLTWPRKIAPHGQTMTVSVII, from the coding sequence ATGACCTCACTGCCTGCTCGAAACCCCAGGGTCCCTGACTTGTTTTCTGGGCTGCCGGCAGCAGCCACAACTCCGGCTAACCAGAGCACAGAGGCCTCGCCGGGCAACGGGTCAGCAGCAGGCCCCGGCGCGCAGGCCATCACGCCATTCCAAAGCCTGCAGCTTGTGCATCAGCTGAAGGGGCTGATTGTGCTGCTCTACAGCGTCGTGGTGGTCGTGGGGCTGGTGGGCAATTGCCTGCTGGTGCTGGTGATTGCGCGAGTGCGCCGGCTGCACAACGTGACCAACTTCCTCATCGGCAACCTGGCCCTGTCAGACGTGCTCATGTGTGCCGCCTGCGTGCCGCTCACGCTGGCCTACGCCTTCGAGCCACGCGGCTGGGTGTTCGGCGGCGGTCTGTGTCACCTGGTCTTTTTCCTGCAGCCGGTCACCGTCTACGTGTCGGTGTTCACACTTACCACCATAGCAGTGGACCGTTACGTCGTGCTGGTGCACCCGCTGCGCCGGCGCATCTCGCTGCGCCTCAGCGCCTACGCGGTGCTGGCTATCTGGGCGCTGTCCGCGGTGCTGGCGCTGCCCGCCGCCGTGCACACCTACCACGTCGAGCTCAAGCCACACGACGTGCGCCTCTGCGAGGAGTTCTGGGGCTCCCAGGAGCGCCAGCGCCAGCTCTACGCCTGGGGGCTGCTGCTTGTCACCTACCTGCTCCCCCTGCTGGTCATCCTCCTGTCTTACGTCCGGGTGTCGGTGAAACTTCGGAACCGCGTGGTGCCGGGCTGCGTGACCCAGAGCCAGGCGGACTGGGACCGTGCGCGGCGTCGCCGCACTTTCTGCTTGCTGGTGATGGTCGTGGTGGTGTTCGCCGTGTGCTGGCTGCCGCTGCATGTCTTCAACCTGATGCGGGACCTTGACCCGCAAGCCATCGACCCCTATGCCTTTGGGCTGGTGCAGCTGCTCTGCCACTGGCTCGCCATGAGCTCTGCCTGCTACAACCCCTTCATCTACGCCTGGCTGCACGACAGCTTCCGCGAGGAGCTGCGCAAGCTGTTGCTCACCTGGCCCCGCAAGATCGCACCCCATGGCCAGACCATGACCGTAAGCGTGATCATCTGA